From one Lotus japonicus ecotype B-129 chromosome 3, LjGifu_v1.2 genomic stretch:
- the LOC130747644 gene encoding 60S ribosomal protein L7a-2-like: MAPKKGGKPVAASKKKTEKVTNPLFEKRPKQFGIGGALPPKRDLTRFVKWPKVVQIQRKKRILKQRLKVPPALNQFTKTLDKNLATSLFKILLKYRPEDKAEKKERLLKRAQAEAENKTVKTEKPINVKYGLNHVTYLIEQNKAQLVVIAHDVDPIELVVWLPALCRKMEIPYCIVKGKARLGSIVHKKTASVLCLTSVKNEDKLEFSRVLEAIKANFNDKYEEYRKKWGGGIMGSKSQAKTKAKERVLAKEAAQRMN; the protein is encoded by the exons ATG GCTCCAAAAAAAGGTGGCAAACCAGTAGCAGCTTCGAAGAAGAAAACT GAGAAGGTTACAAACCCGTTGTTCGAGAAGCGTCCCAAGCAGTTCGGAATCGGAGGGGCATTGCCTCCCAAGAGGGACCTTACCCGGTTTGTGAAATGGCCTAAGGTTGTTCAGattcagaggaagaagaggatccTCAAGCAGAGGTTGAAGGTTCCCCCAGCTTTGAACCAGTTTACCAAAACCCTCGACAAAAACCTCG CTACAAGCCTGTTCAAGATACTTCTGAAGTACAGGCCTGAAGATAAGGCAGAAAAGAAAGAGCGTCTTTTGAAAAGGGCTCAGGCTGAGGCTGAAAACAAAACGGTTAAGACTGAGAAGCCAATCAATGTGAAGTATGGGCTCAATCATGTTACCTACCTTATTGAGCAG AATAAGGCCCAGCTGGTTGTGATTGCTCACGACGTTGACCCTATTGAATTGGTTGTCTGGCTTCCAGCCTTGTGCAGGAAGATGGAAATTCCTTATTGCATTGTCAAGGGAAAGGCACGCTTGGGATcg ATTGTCCACAAGAAAACTGCTTCTGTTTTGTGCTTGACAAGTGTGAAGAACGAAGATAAATTGGAGTTCAGCCGAGTCTTGGAAGCTATCAAG GCTAACTTCAACGACAAATATGAAGAGTACAGGAAGAAGTGGGGTGGTGGGATCATGGGTTCCAAATCCCAAGCTAAAACCAAGGCCAAGGAAAGGGTTCTTGCCAAGGAGGCTGCTCAAAGGATGAATTAG